Genomic segment of Candidatus Bathyarchaeota archaeon:
TTGTTCACATCAACTTGCTTCATCTTTTTGGCAACATGGTTTTCCTTCTCATCTTTGGCATCAGAGCTGAGGACCTCTTCAGGACAGAAGAGTTCTTCGCAATCTATCTTGCATCTGGACTACTTGGCAACTTGTTAACTTTGTTAATGTCTCCCTTCATAGTTTCTGCTGGTGCTTCAGGAGCGATATTCGGAATCTTCGGCGCAGTCGTGATCTACCTAAGAAAAACATTCGGTGAATCAATCATAGGAGCATTGATCTTTTCATTCTTTCTTTTGGTGTTGAGCATGTCAGCTGGTGTCAACATAATCGCGCATTTCGGTGGACTCGTGGCAGGGTTAATTATCGGATACACTTTAGCGAAAACTCACAAAATTACTCTATGAAACAACAAATGAATTCCAAGCTATTTTTTCAGTTTCCTTAACCTCAGCTTTCTAAACTTTAGTTTTGCTGTCAAGATTTTCTCAGTGCCAAACAGCCTCGCCGCAATATAGAGCACTACGATGGTAAAGATTGATACGTAAACGATGCCTATGACAGCGGTTAGGTAATCTCCGGTGAAAGCTACCTTAGACGCCAACATCGGATGCGTGAACGGTATCGCAAGCAGAACAATCATCAGAGGAAACGGCAAGGCGTAGACATCAGTGAACATCATAATAATCATTGGAAAGATAAGCAACATGGACAGAGGTCCCACTAATGCTTGGGCGCCTCTCACATCTTCAGCGAAAATGGATATTGAAATTGCTAACGCTAACGCTGAAAGCAGCGACACGAAAAGCGAAACCCCGAGTAGTAAGTATGATATCGGTGTTGGCGCCAACCCTATTGTTGCAAGGTCCACACCGATTTCGGTTGGCATCATCCCCATGAAAGAACTCATATAATAATTGAAGCCTACAATGTAAGCTGCCGCACCAATAACTGCAACAACAATAGAACCCGTCAATTTTCCAGCCAGAATTGTGAACCTGTTGATAGGCAAGGTCAATAGAGTTTCTAAAGTCTTTTCCTCTTTCTCCGACGCAACAGACGTAGCTGCAAGCTGCATCGCAAAAATAAGCAACATCATTATACCAACAGGCATCCCAGTGGACTGCAACGTCATCAACCCGAAAAGAACACCTGGGTTTACATTAACCGGTTTCCCTTTAATTATTGACTTTTCAGACATCTCTACAGGATCCAAAACAGTTTCTCGGGTTTCAGGAAATTTTTCACCAACTTTTTGAACAACCAGACTTTCTTCGAATGTCTCAAATAGAGCACTTATCATCGAGGAACTAGTAGACTCGACTATGCCCCCGCCCCTAAACACCGTGTAAACATCTAGTTCTGCCTTTAAACCCTCCGTGATGTTGTTGCTGAAACCAGAAGGTATGACTACAAGCCCTATAAGGTTTGATTGCTGAACGTAGTTAACCGCTTCAGTGAAATTCAAATCATCAACCTCAACAATTGTAACGTTCAGAGTTATCAAGAAGTTCGTGAGGTTTTCAGCAACAGGGCCTTTATCAAGGTCCATTACTGCGATTGAAATGCTTCTCATGCTTTCTTCCGCTGTCTCCATTGAAGTTTGAATCGCGAATCCCATTAATGGAAACATTATTAGTGGGACAATTATCATGCCTAAGAGGATTTTCGGGTCTCTAACTAACTCCTTAACTTCCTTCACAATGATGTTGAACAAACCCTTAAACAAAACCAACCACCTTCGCAAACACTTCTTCAAGATTTGATGCATTCGCACTTTTCTTAAGTTCAGCTGGAGAACCTTCTGCCGCTATCTTGCCTTTATTTATGAGAGCCACCCTGTCGCATAGATGCTCGACCTCAAGCATGTTATGACTTGAAAGAAGCACCGTAACCCCTTGGTTTTCCACATATTGTTTTACAAGTCCTCTCACGTGAACGGAGTGAAGAACATCCAGCCCGCTAGTAGGTTCATCCAACACTGCAAGCTTAGGCTTCGTCATAAGAGCCCTTGCAACAAGAAGACGCCTTTTCATACCCTTGCTATACGTCTTCACCTTATCTTTAAGGCGTTCTTCCAACCCAGAAATCCTTGCTGCAACATCAACAGTCTTCCTAATCACTTCTTTGTCTTCTGTGGTAAACTTT
This window contains:
- a CDS encoding rhomboid family intramembrane serine protease, translating into MRIYVREHSYEIRLGEWSLFKLTPSNTLIIANVLVYAYTAVVSGNPFTINEDVLLWLGQDNAFVMSGGYWQLFTSMFVHINLLHLFGNMVFLLIFGIRAEDLFRTEEFFAIYLASGLLGNLLTLLMSPFIVSAGASGAIFGIFGAVVIYLRKTFGESIIGALIFSFFLLVLSMSAGVNIIAHFGGLVAGLIIGYTLAKTHKITL
- a CDS encoding ABC transporter permease → MHQILKKCLRRWLVLFKGLFNIIVKEVKELVRDPKILLGMIIVPLIMFPLMGFAIQTSMETAEESMRSISIAVMDLDKGPVAENLTNFLITLNVTIVEVDDLNFTEAVNYVQQSNLIGLVVIPSGFSNNITEGLKAELDVYTVFRGGGIVESTSSSMISALFETFEESLVVQKVGEKFPETRETVLDPVEMSEKSIIKGKPVNVNPGVLFGLMTLQSTGMPVGIMMLLIFAMQLAATSVASEKEEKTLETLLTLPINRFTILAGKLTGSIVVAVIGAAAYIVGFNYYMSSFMGMMPTEIGVDLATIGLAPTPISYLLLGVSLFVSLLSALALAISISIFAEDVRGAQALVGPLSMLLIFPMIIMMFTDVYALPFPLMIVLLAIPFTHPMLASKVAFTGDYLTAVIGIVYVSIFTIVVLYIAARLFGTEKILTAKLKFRKLRLRKLKK
- a CDS encoding ABC transporter ATP-binding protein: MGLAVECNGLVKDFGEVRALDGLSFQVKNGEIYGLIGPNGAGKTTALRIVSTLLLPTSGSVKVFGQDVVDDASEIRRVISYLPEEAGAYKNLSGYEYLQFMAKFTTEDKEVIRKTVDVAARISGLEERLKDKVKTYSKGMKRRLLVARALMTKPKLAVLDEPTSGLDVLHSVHVRGLVKQYVENQGVTVLLSSHNMLEVEHLCDRVALINKGKIAAEGSPAELKKSANASNLEEVFAKVVGFV